Proteins encoded together in one Nitrospiria bacterium window:
- a CDS encoding efflux RND transporter periplasmic adaptor subunit translates to MSTIRWKWVWLAGLLSLILFAVFLTIPGKKVGPLRFERPVIRAEVITLHSEEIPVYREVTGTVTAASEATLASKGLGLVEEIRVKEGSRVHTGEVLIILDSRALQAQRERAEAELENAKIDFERVKTLFTERSATQQELDNAERAYKVAEAVLSAIRADLSYTIIKAPFDGVITEKMIEVGELASPGRSLLRIEDQEHLRLEVPVAEMDVAGLRIGQTVVVRLDVLGDRVIEGRVVQILPSADPSTHSFWMKADLPSIPGIKTGLYGRMILVIGQRTALVIPQAAVRTEGELSRVYVVGESEVVQSRLVRLGQMQGDRVEVLSGMAPGERILTRASEGREGAVIEKGKGDRP, encoded by the coding sequence ATGAGTACCATCCGGTGGAAATGGGTCTGGCTGGCCGGTCTCCTGTCGTTGATCCTCTTTGCAGTATTCCTGACGATCCCTGGAAAAAAGGTCGGTCCCCTTCGGTTCGAAAGGCCGGTCATCCGAGCAGAAGTGATCACTCTCCATTCGGAAGAGATCCCGGTGTACAGGGAGGTTACGGGAACCGTCACCGCCGCATCCGAGGCCACCCTCGCAAGCAAGGGGCTCGGGCTGGTGGAAGAAATCCGGGTGAAAGAAGGGAGTCGGGTCCATACGGGTGAAGTCTTGATCATCTTGGACAGCCGGGCTCTCCAAGCTCAACGTGAACGGGCGGAGGCCGAGCTTGAGAACGCGAAGATCGATTTTGAGAGGGTCAAGACGTTGTTTACGGAACGTTCGGCGACCCAACAAGAGCTGGATAATGCCGAACGAGCCTATAAAGTGGCGGAAGCGGTATTAAGTGCGATCCGGGCCGATCTGTCTTACACGATCATCAAAGCCCCTTTCGACGGTGTGATCACGGAAAAGATGATCGAGGTCGGAGAACTTGCTTCGCCGGGGCGATCCCTGTTGCGAATCGAGGATCAAGAACATCTCCGTCTTGAAGTTCCCGTGGCCGAAATGGATGTCGCCGGCCTGCGTATCGGCCAAACGGTCGTGGTCCGTCTGGACGTCTTGGGAGACAGGGTTATCGAAGGCCGTGTCGTCCAGATCCTGCCGTCCGCCGATCCGTCAACGCACTCTTTTTGGATGAAGGCGGATCTACCGTCCATTCCCGGGATCAAGACCGGTTTGTATGGAAGGATGATCCTCGTCATCGGACAACGAACGGCCTTGGTGATTCCTCAAGCCGCCGTCCGGACGGAGGGAGAACTATCCCGGGTCTACGTTGTGGGCGAATCCGAGGTTGTCCAGTCAAGACTGGTCCGACTGGGACAGATGCAGGGAGATCGGGTCGAGGTCCTCTCCGGGATGGCGCCCGGCGAGCGAATCCTGACCCGCGCTTCGGAGGGTCGGGAGGGGGCGGTTATCGAGAAGGGGAAGGGCGACCGACCATGA
- a CDS encoding efflux RND transporter permease subunit — protein sequence MTGLGLSGRIVQVFIRSKLTPLIMIASLLLGSFAILVTPREEEPQIVVPMADVFIPFPGASPKEVEELVVRPLERKLTEIRRVEYVYSTSQPGMAFFIVRFYVGEDLEKSLVDLYDKLMSNRDLLPPGAPDFMVKPRDINDVPIVTLTLWSPRYDDFQLRRVADHLLEEVKKIPKTSGGFIVGGRLRRFRVILDPGRMKSYGVTPLELVSTIQEGNQKLPAGRFQRGNREYQVESGDFIKSPEDLERLVVGMHEGRPVFLRDVAEVRDGPEEASRYVWFGTGAGNRANESSRDSMSDPAIDASSDYPAVTLAVGKQAGTNAVEVSRAIIQKVEDLKGSVIPSDIHVTVTRDYGRTANEKANELLKHLLYAILAVVIFLGLALGVREAGVVSLAIPLTLSLTLFVSWLIGYTINRVTLFALIFSIGILVDDAIVIVENIYRHLRLEPKDRRDGGILSAILAVDEVGNPTILATLTVIAALLPMAFISGLMGPYMRPIPVNASIAMFFSLLVAFVIVPWFCRICHQNLSFEDRTSGPDESSRDSGLDRFYRWLLTPLIRSVRNRVLLLSGVGLLLLGSLSLFYFKLTVMKMLPFDNKSELQLVVDMPEGTPLEETARATQSLTSYLKTVPEVDHYQAYVGTASPFNFNGLVRHYFLREAGSMADVQINLVEKQERSSQSHDVANRIRSEVQTVAKRFGANVKVVEVPPGPPVQAVLVAEVYGTDDEKRTELARRVREVFEETAGIVDVDDSIEADQVQYEFRVDTVKAGLDGISTEEIVRTLELALGGHATGLAHILQEKNPVVIDLRLSRPLRSGTEGLGQIYLRHSSGRMIPISELVRVGEGRVEQAIYHKNLKSVTYVVGNVSGREESPIYGILNISKGLKALRFPGGNSIQEYYTGPPGSEEKPALKWDGEWQITYETFRDMGIAFGVALLLIYLLIVAQFQSFVTPLVIMAPIPLTLVGIVPGHWLTGSYFTATSMIGFIALAGIIVRNSILLVDFILAEQKDGKALSEAVIRAGAVRTRPILLTAAALMVGAFVIIFDPIFQGLAVSLLFGVFVSTLLTLIVIPVIYVILGEWEEKRKKT from the coding sequence ATGACCGGATTGGGTCTGAGCGGAAGGATCGTGCAGGTCTTCATCCGCTCCAAACTTACCCCGCTCATCATGATCGCTTCGCTCTTGCTGGGAAGTTTTGCCATCCTGGTCACCCCTCGGGAGGAAGAGCCACAGATTGTTGTTCCCATGGCGGATGTCTTTATCCCTTTCCCCGGGGCTTCGCCCAAGGAAGTGGAGGAACTGGTGGTCCGACCCCTTGAACGCAAGCTGACCGAGATTCGTCGGGTGGAATACGTTTACTCCACCTCGCAGCCGGGCATGGCGTTTTTCATTGTCCGTTTCTATGTCGGCGAGGACCTCGAAAAAAGCTTGGTGGATCTGTACGACAAACTGATGTCCAATCGCGATCTGTTGCCTCCGGGCGCCCCGGACTTTATGGTGAAGCCCCGGGACATCAATGATGTGCCGATCGTGACCCTGACGCTTTGGAGCCCGCGCTACGATGATTTTCAACTGCGCCGCGTCGCGGATCATCTGCTCGAAGAGGTGAAGAAAATTCCGAAGACTTCCGGCGGATTCATCGTGGGCGGAAGGCTACGCCGGTTTCGTGTGATCCTGGATCCGGGGCGGATGAAATCCTACGGTGTGACCCCGCTTGAACTGGTCTCGACGATCCAAGAAGGCAATCAAAAGCTTCCTGCCGGCCGCTTTCAACGCGGAAACCGGGAGTATCAGGTTGAATCCGGCGACTTTATCAAAAGTCCGGAAGATCTGGAACGGCTCGTGGTCGGAATGCATGAAGGTAGGCCGGTCTTTCTAAGGGACGTGGCGGAAGTGAGGGATGGTCCGGAAGAGGCGTCTCGTTATGTATGGTTCGGGACCGGTGCCGGAAATCGGGCGAACGAATCCTCCCGGGATTCAATGTCCGATCCTGCCATCGATGCTTCATCGGATTACCCCGCGGTCACTCTGGCGGTCGGCAAGCAGGCCGGTACCAACGCTGTTGAGGTGTCGCGCGCCATTATACAAAAGGTGGAGGATCTGAAAGGTTCAGTAATTCCGTCGGATATCCATGTGACGGTAACGCGGGATTATGGCCGGACGGCCAATGAAAAAGCCAACGAACTCTTAAAGCATCTTCTCTATGCGATCCTGGCCGTGGTGATTTTTCTGGGACTGGCCCTGGGGGTTCGCGAAGCCGGCGTCGTATCCCTGGCCATTCCATTGACCTTGTCCCTGACCCTGTTTGTCTCGTGGTTGATCGGCTACACGATTAATCGGGTCACGCTGTTTGCCCTGATCTTCTCGATCGGTATTTTGGTCGACGATGCGATCGTGATCGTCGAGAATATCTATCGCCACCTCCGGCTGGAACCGAAAGACCGGCGTGACGGAGGAATCCTCTCCGCGATCCTGGCGGTGGACGAGGTTGGCAATCCGACCATCCTGGCCACATTGACGGTGATTGCAGCCTTGCTTCCGATGGCCTTTATCTCAGGTCTCATGGGGCCCTACATGAGGCCCATCCCGGTCAACGCTTCCATCGCCATGTTCTTCTCCCTCCTGGTCGCTTTTGTGATCGTGCCCTGGTTTTGCCGGATCTGTCATCAGAATCTATCCTTCGAAGATCGTACGTCCGGTCCCGATGAGTCTTCGCGCGATTCCGGTCTGGATCGGTTCTATCGATGGCTCCTGACCCCGCTGATTCGCAGTGTCCGAAATCGCGTCCTTCTCTTAAGCGGTGTGGGTCTCCTGCTGCTGGGCTCTCTCTCTCTGTTTTATTTCAAGCTGACGGTAATGAAGATGCTGCCCTTTGACAACAAGAGCGAGCTGCAACTCGTCGTCGACATGCCGGAGGGGACTCCTCTGGAAGAAACGGCCCGGGCAACCCAGTCCCTGACGTCGTACCTGAAAACCGTTCCCGAGGTGGATCATTACCAGGCCTATGTGGGAACGGCCTCGCCCTTTAATTTTAACGGCCTGGTCCGGCATTACTTCCTAAGGGAAGCTGGCTCCATGGCCGACGTCCAGATCAATCTGGTTGAAAAACAGGAGCGGTCGAGCCAGAGTCACGACGTCGCAAATCGGATCCGGTCGGAGGTCCAGACCGTTGCCAAGCGGTTCGGCGCGAATGTCAAGGTGGTCGAGGTTCCGCCCGGACCGCCGGTCCAAGCGGTTCTGGTTGCGGAGGTGTACGGAACGGATGATGAAAAACGCACCGAACTGGCCCGGCGGGTTCGTGAGGTTTTTGAGGAGACAGCCGGTATCGTGGATGTTGACGACTCGATCGAGGCCGACCAAGTTCAGTATGAGTTCAGGGTGGATACCGTGAAGGCCGGCTTGGACGGTATCTCCACCGAAGAGATCGTCCGAACCCTCGAACTGGCCCTTGGAGGCCATGCAACTGGCCTCGCCCACATCCTGCAGGAAAAAAATCCGGTCGTGATCGATCTTCGACTATCCCGACCGCTGCGTTCGGGGACCGAGGGACTGGGACAAATTTACTTGCGGCATTCTTCCGGTCGGATGATCCCGATTTCAGAGTTGGTGCGGGTCGGTGAAGGACGGGTGGAGCAAGCCATTTATCATAAGAATCTGAAGTCCGTGACCTATGTCGTCGGGAATGTGTCCGGAAGGGAGGAGAGCCCCATTTATGGCATCCTCAACATCAGCAAGGGACTGAAGGCGTTACGCTTTCCGGGGGGAAACTCGATTCAGGAATATTATACAGGGCCGCCCGGATCAGAAGAAAAACCGGCGCTGAAGTGGGACGGAGAATGGCAGATCACCTACGAGACTTTCCGGGACATGGGTATCGCCTTTGGCGTCGCCCTTCTTCTGATTTACCTTCTTATCGTGGCCCAGTTTCAATCCTTCGTCACCCCTCTTGTGATCATGGCCCCCATTCCCCTGACCTTGGTGGGAATTGTTCCGGGCCATTGGCTAACCGGTTCTTACTTCACGGCCACGTCGATGATCGGTTTTATCGCCCTGGCCGGTATCATCGTACGGAATTCCATCTTGCTGGTGGACTTTATTCTGGCCGAGCAGAAGGACGGCAAGGCGTTGTCCGAGGCGGTGATTCGGGCCGGGGCGGTGCGCACGCGACCGATTCTCCTGACGGCCGCGGCTTTAATGGTGGGGGCGTTTGTCATCATCTTTGATCCCATCTTCCAGGGATTGGCGGTTTCGCTGTTGTTCGGTGTCTTTGTTTCGACCCTTCTGACCCTGATTGTGATTCCTGTTATCTACGTAATTTTAGGAGAGTGGGAGGAGAAGAGAAAAAAGACCTAA
- the dksA gene encoding RNA polymerase-binding protein DksA, producing the protein MVGKDRKVKKERELKEGKYEGIKKDLERQKAVLLAESGEIISGGLNPGTENFPDMTDQASAETDQNFILRLREREQKLLKKIDEALDRISNGTFGICESCGEEISLKRLEARPVTTLCIDCKTQQEADEKIRES; encoded by the coding sequence ATGGTCGGAAAAGATCGAAAAGTAAAGAAAGAACGCGAACTAAAAGAAGGAAAATACGAAGGAATCAAAAAGGACCTGGAACGCCAGAAAGCCGTTCTCTTGGCCGAATCCGGTGAAATCATTTCGGGCGGTCTAAATCCGGGCACGGAGAACTTTCCGGACATGACCGATCAGGCCTCGGCCGAGACGGATCAAAATTTTATACTGCGCCTCCGTGAACGAGAACAAAAACTGCTGAAAAAAATCGACGAAGCATTGGACCGCATCAGCAATGGAACCTTCGGCATTTGTGAAAGCTGCGGCGAAGAAATATCCCTGAAGCGACTGGAGGCCAGGCCCGTCACAACGCTGTGCATCGATTGTAAAACACAGCAGGAAGCGGATGAGAAAATCCGGGAATCCTAA
- a CDS encoding GatB/YqeY domain-containing protein, with translation MSLQQRLLEEMKTAMRDGDALKVSVIRLLRASIKNKEISKGRQNPLTEQDILETIISATKQRKDSIEQFTKGKRMDLVAKERNELEILQTYLPQSLSVEELKAKAQALIKEIGANGQKDMGKIMKILMPQVAGKIDGSVVGQVVKDLLTPSS, from the coding sequence ATGTCTTTACAACAACGTCTCCTCGAAGAAATGAAAACGGCTATGCGTGACGGAGATGCGTTGAAGGTTTCCGTCATCCGATTGCTCCGGGCCTCGATTAAAAACAAGGAGATTTCGAAGGGAAGACAAAATCCTTTGACCGAACAAGATATACTGGAAACGATTATATCGGCCACGAAACAACGCAAGGATTCCATTGAGCAGTTCACCAAGGGGAAACGAATGGATCTGGTGGCCAAGGAACGAAATGAGCTTGAGATTCTACAAACCTATCTTCCACAATCCCTTTCTGTTGAAGAGCTCAAGGCCAAGGCCCAGGCTCTCATAAAGGAGATCGGCGCAAACGGGCAGAAAGATATGGGGAAGATCATGAAGATCTTGATGCCTCAAGTGGCGGGGAAAATTGATGGCTCGGTTGTCGGGCAGGTGGTGAAGGACCTTTTAACCCCGTCATCCTAA
- the dnaG gene encoding DNA primase, producing MERGYFSEELVQKIKQESDILEWVSRYVSLKKTGQNWVGLCPFHTEKSPSFTVSPGKQVYHCFGCGVGGDLIGFLMKMDGLTFPEVIKLLAERLGIPILQQRGAEANKAEQLRDELYRIHRDASEYYHSVLLNNPEAQRAREYLHARGILKQTLDAFFLGFAPPGWNGLQQVLVKKGWSPEQIEKAGLIIAKAQSAPGRKHYYDRFRDRIIFPIFDLQNRVTGFGGRVLDDSLPKYLNSPETPIFSKGRQLYAMDKAREAAGKCGYLAVVEGYFDAIAAHQAGIHPVIATLGTALTSDHLERIHRFVPTVKLIFDPDDAGIRAALRTLDLIIPSSVAGEVVLLPREEDPDSFIKKRGAEAFNRLLNQSTKLLDFAIRRGLSEPTSGTIEGKLKIVDRILPVVRKVKRPVERSYYVKHLAESLGLEERDLAKEMAQLGETVTTAAPFTEGSLSRLPQEEQILIHLLLHRRVTVPTLLQQIDQDHFTDGQLRQIFSRCVEISRTGGEALRSDMPIHTDMADPRRASILSALMVKEPDYEDSQQTLKDCIRTLRVKKIRTAMKTLETQIRDAEQSGNGSHVKSLLDQLIGLKKMSLEVNS from the coding sequence ATGGAGCGGGGATATTTTTCAGAAGAGCTTGTCCAGAAGATAAAGCAAGAGAGCGATATTCTGGAATGGGTGTCCAGGTACGTCTCGCTTAAGAAGACGGGACAGAACTGGGTCGGGCTCTGCCCGTTCCATACCGAAAAGAGCCCCTCCTTCACGGTAAGTCCCGGCAAGCAGGTTTACCATTGTTTTGGGTGCGGTGTTGGGGGAGACCTCATCGGGTTTTTGATGAAAATGGATGGGTTGACGTTTCCGGAGGTGATCAAGCTGTTGGCTGAGAGGCTGGGCATACCGATTCTTCAGCAACGGGGGGCGGAGGCCAATAAAGCCGAACAACTCCGAGACGAACTCTATCGGATCCATCGGGATGCGTCGGAATATTATCATTCGGTATTGTTAAACAACCCGGAAGCTCAACGGGCCAGGGAATACCTTCACGCACGGGGAATTTTGAAGCAGACCCTTGATGCGTTTTTTCTGGGTTTTGCACCTCCCGGCTGGAACGGACTCCAACAGGTTCTCGTCAAGAAGGGCTGGTCTCCGGAACAGATTGAAAAGGCCGGCCTTATTATTGCCAAGGCTCAGTCGGCTCCGGGACGAAAGCATTATTACGATCGCTTTAGAGATCGGATAATTTTCCCGATCTTTGATTTGCAAAATAGGGTGACGGGTTTTGGCGGGAGGGTGCTGGATGACAGTCTTCCCAAGTATCTCAATTCTCCGGAAACCCCGATTTTCAGCAAGGGCCGCCAACTGTATGCCATGGACAAAGCGAGAGAGGCCGCCGGTAAGTGCGGCTACCTGGCCGTGGTGGAGGGTTACTTTGACGCCATCGCGGCCCATCAGGCTGGTATTCATCCGGTCATCGCGACGTTGGGGACCGCTCTGACATCGGATCATCTGGAGCGGATACACCGGTTTGTACCGACGGTTAAATTAATTTTTGATCCGGATGATGCCGGAATCCGGGCTGCGCTGCGAACCCTGGATTTGATTATTCCAAGTTCTGTGGCCGGGGAAGTGGTTTTGTTGCCCCGTGAAGAAGATCCGGACAGTTTTATTAAAAAACGCGGTGCCGAGGCTTTTAATCGGTTGTTGAATCAGTCCACCAAGCTTTTGGATTTTGCAATCCGGCGGGGCTTGTCCGAACCCACTTCCGGAACCATTGAAGGAAAGCTCAAGATCGTGGATCGCATTCTTCCCGTCGTGCGAAAAGTGAAACGACCGGTCGAGCGCAGTTACTATGTCAAACATCTTGCGGAAAGTCTCGGATTGGAAGAACGGGACCTCGCAAAAGAAATGGCTCAATTGGGTGAAACCGTTACGACGGCCGCGCCGTTTACGGAAGGTTCCCTATCGCGACTGCCACAGGAGGAACAAATCCTGATCCATCTTTTGCTGCATCGTCGTGTCACGGTCCCGACTTTGCTTCAGCAGATCGATCAAGATCATTTTACAGATGGTCAACTCCGACAGATTTTCAGTCGATGTGTTGAAATATCACGGACGGGAGGGGAAGCCCTGCGTTCGGACATGCCGATCCATACCGACATGGCCGATCCCCGGCGGGCTTCGATCCTATCGGCGTTGATGGTGAAGGAACCTGATTATGAGGATTCCCAGCAGACGTTGAAGGATTGCATACGGACTCTTCGGGTGAAGAAAATCCGAACGGCCATGAAGACCCTGGAGACCCAGATCCGGGACGCGGAACAGTCCGGAAATGGGTCCCATGTCAAATCCTTGCTGGATCAATTGATCGGACTTAAAAAAATGAGTTTGGAAGTGAACAGTTAG
- the rpoD gene encoding RNA polymerase sigma factor RpoD, whose translation MSKDEKVDEVKQLISLGKEKGYLTYDELNNALPADMVSSEQIDNLMMMFGEMDIEIIDTPEEERYQKMMTEPEEGRTEFKGLEEGEEEGEEEEKVKEIDLTPGVLSRTADPVRLYLKEMGSVPLLSREGEIEIAKKIEEGEKEVATVVFGTPMIIKDLLSISEKLRHGKISIREVVSAFDEEFDEEGVVQEQDDAELTARTIEAISKMRGPYRDLMKGYQRLKRSGSDSAKRRKIKVELREIKLQIAERIEQVNLHPTLIEKMIGQVKALAVDIMHAEREITNCKRRLGVSGEEGLLLLKKIGRGPAGLKSVRRKTNLSAEALHDVDKIYREARKKIRAAETLAMVTAEEIKEAVKLLDQGENKIKSGKTDLVEANLRLVVSIAKKYTNRGLQFLDLIQEGNIGLMKAVDKFEYKRGYKFSTYATWWIRQAITRAIADQARTIRIPVHMIETINKLIRTSRHLVQELGREPMPEEIGEKMDLPIEKVRKILKIAKEPISLETPIGEEEDSHLGDFIEDKKAVSPIEAAIRYDLQRQITNILQTLTPREERVLRKRFGIGENTDHTLEEVGQDFEVTRERIRQIEAKALRKLRHPSRSKKLKSFVESL comes from the coding sequence ATGTCCAAAGATGAGAAAGTCGATGAAGTCAAGCAGCTGATCTCGCTTGGCAAAGAAAAAGGATACCTGACCTATGATGAACTGAACAACGCTCTTCCGGCGGACATGGTTTCCTCCGAACAAATCGATAACCTGATGATGATGTTCGGGGAGATGGATATCGAGATTATCGATACGCCAGAAGAGGAACGTTATCAGAAGATGATGACGGAGCCCGAAGAGGGGAGGACGGAGTTTAAAGGCTTGGAGGAGGGGGAAGAGGAGGGCGAAGAGGAGGAAAAGGTCAAGGAGATCGATCTGACGCCCGGAGTTCTGAGCCGGACCGCCGACCCTGTCCGATTGTATCTGAAGGAGATGGGAAGCGTTCCGTTGCTCTCCCGTGAGGGTGAGATCGAAATTGCGAAGAAAATCGAAGAGGGCGAAAAGGAGGTCGCGACCGTTGTTTTCGGGACCCCGATGATCATCAAGGACCTTTTGTCAATCAGTGAAAAGCTGCGGCACGGAAAAATCAGCATTCGGGAAGTGGTCTCGGCCTTTGATGAGGAGTTCGACGAGGAAGGGGTGGTTCAAGAACAGGATGACGCCGAACTGACGGCTCGCACCATCGAAGCCATTTCAAAGATGAGAGGTCCGTACCGAGATCTCATGAAAGGGTATCAACGATTAAAACGATCCGGCTCCGACTCCGCAAAGCGTCGCAAGATTAAGGTCGAACTTCGCGAGATAAAACTCCAGATCGCGGAAAGGATCGAACAAGTCAACCTGCATCCGACGTTGATCGAGAAAATGATCGGTCAAGTCAAGGCCTTGGCTGTCGATATCATGCATGCCGAGCGGGAGATCACTAATTGCAAACGACGATTGGGGGTATCGGGCGAAGAGGGCCTTCTGCTCCTCAAAAAAATCGGAAGAGGTCCGGCTGGCCTCAAGTCGGTTCGTCGAAAGACCAATCTCTCCGCCGAAGCGCTCCATGACGTCGACAAGATTTACCGGGAGGCCCGGAAAAAGATCCGGGCGGCGGAAACCCTGGCCATGGTGACGGCCGAGGAAATCAAAGAAGCCGTCAAACTCCTCGATCAGGGGGAAAATAAGATCAAATCCGGTAAAACCGACTTGGTGGAGGCCAATCTCCGGCTGGTGGTAAGTATAGCGAAGAAGTATACCAACCGCGGGCTCCAATTTCTGGATCTTATCCAAGAGGGAAACATTGGGCTGATGAAGGCCGTGGACAAGTTCGAATACAAACGGGGATACAAATTCAGCACCTATGCGACTTGGTGGATACGGCAGGCGATCACCCGGGCCATCGCGGATCAGGCTCGAACGATCCGGATTCCGGTCCATATGATCGAGACCATTAACAAGTTGATCCGCACCTCTCGGCATTTGGTGCAGGAACTTGGCCGTGAGCCCATGCCGGAAGAGATCGGCGAAAAGATGGATTTGCCCATCGAAAAGGTTCGAAAGATCCTGAAGATTGCCAAGGAGCCGATTTCATTGGAGACGCCGATCGGAGAGGAAGAGGATAGCCATCTCGGTGATTTTATCGAGGACAAAAAAGCGGTTTCTCCGATCGAGGCGGCGATCCGGTACGATCTTCAACGGCAGATCACGAACATACTCCAGACGCTGACGCCGCGTGAAGAGAGAGTTTTAAGAAAGCGTTTTGGGATTGGAGAGAACACCGACCATACCCTTGAAGAAGTGGGACAAGATTTCGAGGTCACCCGAGAACGAATTCGCCAGATTGAGGCGAAAGCGCTTCGAAAACTGCGTCATCCCAGCCGGAGTAAGAAGTTAAAAAGTTTTGTGGAAAGTTTGTAA
- a CDS encoding C4-type zinc ribbon domain-containing protein, protein MSEETRLKDQLEHLIRLQEIDNRLSIIKSEIARIPQRVETAQKLLTEAQKQFAQSHADWEACNQRKRDKERDLETCEERLSKARNRQSEIKTNKEYQVHLQEIETFKAEKGRVEEELLILMEQIDVYKRRETELAQTIKAAEQKFDSERSQLENQSEALKAERDVVEKERAAVIPTIDPKLLKIYQQLKNLHRELAVVPIQHGTCGGCHMNIPPQMVAEVKARQRILTCSQCQRILFWPSSIEQAAVMINEAGTPGAPAASS, encoded by the coding sequence GTGTCAGAGGAAACCCGTTTGAAAGACCAACTGGAGCATCTCATCCGCCTTCAGGAGATCGACAACCGTCTGAGCATCATAAAAAGTGAGATCGCCCGTATTCCGCAACGAGTGGAAACCGCCCAAAAACTCTTGACCGAAGCTCAGAAACAGTTTGCTCAAAGTCACGCGGATTGGGAGGCGTGTAACCAGCGTAAGCGGGACAAAGAGCGGGATCTTGAAACCTGCGAGGAGCGGCTCTCAAAAGCCCGTAATCGCCAAAGCGAGATCAAGACCAACAAAGAGTATCAGGTACATCTCCAGGAGATCGAAACGTTCAAGGCCGAGAAAGGTCGAGTGGAGGAGGAATTGCTGATCTTAATGGAGCAGATTGATGTTTACAAACGCAGAGAAACGGAATTGGCCCAGACCATCAAGGCTGCCGAGCAAAAATTCGATTCGGAGCGGAGCCAACTGGAGAACCAATCCGAAGCGTTAAAGGCGGAACGGGACGTCGTCGAAAAAGAACGGGCTGCGGTCATCCCGACCATCGATCCGAAACTGCTGAAGATTTATCAGCAGCTTAAAAATCTTCACCGGGAGTTGGCCGTTGTTCCGATCCAGCATGGAACCTGCGGCGGCTGCCACATGAACATTCCGCCCCAGATGGTGGCCGAGGTGAAGGCCCGACAACGCATTCTGACCTGTTCCCAGTGTCAGAGGATTCTTTTTTGGCCCTCTTCCATCGAACAAGCCGCCGTGATGATTAATGAGGCGGGCACTCCTGGAGCACCTGCTGCGTCGTCCTGA
- the rnhC gene encoding ribonuclease HIII, producing the protein MSTQDSWIGLDESGKGDYFGPLVVAGVQVDPEISVRLTAWGVKDSKRLTDKRILELEPMIRQACRHAVVAIGPERYNALYEKMRNLNKLLAWAHARTLENLLTETESPRAIADQFGDERFIKNALMEKGRQIVLEQRPRAEEDPAVAAASILARAEFLKRLKQLSEEHRMDLPKGASDQVRQAAVKLVKERSAEALKKVAKWHFRTTQQVLQECPPH; encoded by the coding sequence GTGTCCACCCAAGACTCGTGGATCGGTCTGGATGAATCCGGAAAGGGGGATTATTTCGGGCCGCTGGTGGTAGCCGGCGTTCAAGTCGACCCGGAGATCTCGGTCCGACTGACGGCATGGGGCGTGAAAGACAGTAAGCGGTTGACCGACAAGCGCATCTTGGAACTGGAGCCGATGATCCGACAAGCCTGCCGACATGCGGTCGTGGCGATCGGACCGGAGCGATATAACGCCCTGTACGAGAAAATGCGTAATTTGAATAAGTTGTTGGCTTGGGCGCATGCCCGGACCCTCGAGAACCTCCTTACGGAGACCGAATCCCCCCGGGCCATCGCGGATCAGTTCGGGGACGAGCGGTTCATCAAAAACGCTCTCATGGAAAAAGGACGTCAGATCGTGCTCGAGCAGCGCCCCCGCGCGGAAGAAGACCCCGCCGTGGCGGCGGCCTCCATCTTGGCGAGGGCGGAATTCTTGAAACGGCTCAAACAATTGTCGGAAGAGCACCGGATGGACTTACCCAAAGGGGCGTCGGATCAAGTACGACAAGCGGCGGTCAAATTGGTGAAGGAACGGTCGGCCGAGGCCTTAAAAAAAGTGGCGAAATGGCATTTCAGGACGACGCAGCAGGTGCTCCAGGAGTGCCCGCCTCATTAA